A single Oncorhynchus mykiss isolate Arlee chromosome 22, USDA_OmykA_1.1, whole genome shotgun sequence DNA region contains:
- the fancb gene encoding Fanconi anemia group B protein isoform X1: MTHDSPKHTKLLSFHGDILTFQCKLPNPRDGESRRGSELAFSRLTFQRDGCTFLKGNGGMAVINRKSSSNVDIVACTFALHVKNRVTSPCILLIQSKKGNVFKYSLLTLSISNRLEPHMEFKLPYRMKDNVTILQGPTVLWSHAGIVFYTSLQAGEVRQIPIKLSLNCIVEFPLNKRKIFILGYQTQSKECLKDHLDAPGGSKTMGYFVEDGQVFNADLILPHAYSSITQCVFVISAEEVNSVLKSTVVAATSKKQLVYFENGIPIEVCLLPFEEPQHIQMVNTGRNGCLFAIYFNDGHVCAVWKDTFQVASCWSGVTSLHVDDFLSCGTDQMLLVFGSQSPPVDPVDLFLITDLCGTTYSHGQESSEGQQASDTAQENYLLTVQALQSRLQSGLTLLQDLQSDVRVKERVLRQSVQALTDLVSGREHILTQTEQEGLVSLWEDEPEDEAIHEKRQVMPVMPPPLVDNLWHRVIEDRLIVGVILSTESAISAESVTLSILRERGQSQTPAVIQTHSQASWFPTPSPPSPYSHPEPAAKRSRRAIASGARATHRLAVTAMTDLTPLLTSGSVKCPIMLHYVHRQGSSASVTAPGPTVVQCGQIQIDIQVKHHRQLMTNSQLTTDEAREDLLSLLAVLDAWTFLIHSPDHTLCDVAGWIQTSIPCERLEISPHYLLANPAGPSAVMLFHWQHKTPFQGELSVHCSQFKVLQFLDSLFGFLPASCSILRLRQGGGDGTVPRLAHSLEKEVLSLKQGVSSLLHGEEEEMEEVKKSSGVKKMEPPDPGSAEGLQRCREEWQRDKERSRRLLSPLVGVERYRRLTQSLTQVQLEGDVAAILETQTLI, translated from the exons ATGACACATGACAGTCCCAAACACACGAAGCTGCTCTCCTTCCATGGTGATATTCTCACATTTCAGTGCAAACTCCCCAATCCCAGAGATGGCGAAAGTCGAAGAGGATCAGAATTGGCTTTTAGCAGACTGACATTTCAACGGGATGGCTGCACTTTCTTAAAGGGGAATGGTGGTATGGCTGTCATCAACAGAAAGAGTTCATCTAATGTTGATATAGTGGCATGCACCTTTGCCCTACATGTGAAAAACAGAGTCACTTCGCCATGCATTTTACTGATACAGAGCAAGAAGGGAAATGTCTTCAAGTACAGCCTTCTCACTCTGAGCATCTCAAATAGATTAGAGCCACATATGGAGTTTAAACTGCCATACCGAATGAAAGACAACGTTACTATCTTGCAAGGCCCTACCGTATTATGGAGCCATGCTGGCATTGTCTTCTACACGTCACTGCAGGCAGGTGAAGTTAGACAAATACCTATCAAGCTCTCTCTGAATTGTATTGTTGAGTTTCCTCTCAACAAAAGAAAAATATTCATACTAGGTTACCAAACACAATCAAAAGAATGCCTGAAAGATCATTTGGACGCTCCAGGCGGAAGCAAAACCATGGGTTATTTTGTAGAGGACGGACAAGTATTTAATGCAGATCTGATCTTACCTCATGCCTATAGTTCCATCACACAGTGTGTATTTGTGATCTCCGCTGAAGAGGTGAACAGTGTGTTGAAATCAACTGTGGTGGCAGCGACCAGTAAAAAGCAATTGGTGTATTTTGAGAATGGCATTCCCATTGAGGTATGTCTGCTtccctttgaagaacctcaacACATTCAGATGGTCAACACTGGACGCAATGGATGTCTGTTTGCCATCTATTTCAACGATGGACATGTCTGTGCAGTGTGGAAAGATACTTTTCAG GTAGCATCATGCTGGTCAGGTGTGACCTCCCTACATGTGGATGACTTTTTGAGCTGTGGAACAGATCAGATGCTGCTGGTCTTTGGAAGCCAGAGCCCTCCTGTGGATCCAGTGGATCTTTTCCTCATCACAGATCTCTGCGGGACAACCTATTCT CATGGACAGGAGAGCAGTGAAGGACAGCAGGCATCTGACACAGCTCAGGAGAACTACCTCCTAACTGTCCAAGCTctacagtccagactacag AGTGGCCTGACTTTGCTCCAGGATCTTCAGAGCGATgtgagggtgaaggagagggttCTACGCCAGTCAGTCCAAGCCCTCACAGACCTGGTCTCAGGAAGAGAACACATTCTCACCCAGACAGAGCAG GAAGGCCTTGTTTCTCTATGGGAAGATGAGCCAGAGGACGAGGCCATTCATGAGAAGAGGCAGGTTATGCCGGTGATGCCACCACCTCTAGTGGACAATCTTTGGCACCGTGTCATTGAAGACCGCTTGATTGTGGGCGTGATACTATCCACAGAGAGTGCCAT CTCAGCGGAGAGTGTTACTTTATccatcctgagagagagaggccagagccagACGCCTGCGGTCATCCAGACCCACAGCCAAGCGTCCTGGTTCCCCACACCCAGCCCCCCGTCTCCCTACTCTCACCCAGAGCCAGCGGCTAAGAGGAGCAGGCGGGCCATTGCCAGCGGAGCCCGTGCCACACACCGACTGGCAGTGACCGCTATGACTGACCTGACCCCTCTGCTGACCTCTGGCAGTGTCAAATGCCCCATTATGCTCCATTACGTCCACAGACAGGGATCTTCGGCCTCTGTAACCGCTCCAGGACCAACAGTGGTCCAGTGCGGTCAAATCCAAATTGATATTCAGGTCAAACACCACCGCCAGCTGATGACCAACAGTCAACTCACAACAG ATGAGGCTAGAGAAGACCTGCTTAGCCTATTGGCTGTGCTGGATGCCTGGACCTTCCTGATCCACTCTCCTGACCACACCCTGTGTGATGTGGCTGGCTGGATCCAGACAAGCATTCCCTGTGAGAGGCTAGAGATCAGCCCACACTACCTACTGGCCAATCCTGCTGGGCCATCTGCTGTCATGCTGTTTCACTGGCAGCACAAAACACCTTTCCAGGGAGAATTATCCGTCCACTGCAG CCAGTTCAAGGTGCTGCAGTTCCTCGACTCCCTGTTCGGTTTCCTGCCAGCATCCTGCTCCATCCTGCGCCTCAGGCAGGGGGGAGGAGACGGGACGGTACCACGACTGGCCCATTCCCTGGAGAAAGAGGTACTGTCACTCAAACAGGGCGTGTCGTCTTTGCTCCATGGcgaggaagaggagatggaggaggtgaagAAGAGCAGTGGAGTGAAGAAGATGGAGCCCCCTGATCCAGGCTCTGCTGAGGGACTCCAGAGGTGCAGGGAGGAGTGGCAGCGGGacaaggagaggagcaggaggctGTTGAGCCCCCTGGTGGGCGTGGAGCGCTATCGCAGGTTGACCCAGAGCCTAACCCAGGTACAGCTGGAAGGAGATGTAGCTGCCATCCTAGAGACACAGACactaatttag
- the fancb gene encoding Fanconi anemia group B protein isoform X2 gives MLLVFGSQSPPVDPVDLFLITDLCGTTYSHGQESSEGQQASDTAQENYLLTVQALQSRLQSGLTLLQDLQSDVRVKERVLRQSVQALTDLVSGREHILTQTEQEGLVSLWEDEPEDEAIHEKRQVMPVMPPPLVDNLWHRVIEDRLIVGVILSTESAISAESVTLSILRERGQSQTPAVIQTHSQASWFPTPSPPSPYSHPEPAAKRSRRAIASGARATHRLAVTAMTDLTPLLTSGSVKCPIMLHYVHRQGSSASVTAPGPTVVQCGQIQIDIQVKHHRQLMTNSQLTTDEAREDLLSLLAVLDAWTFLIHSPDHTLCDVAGWIQTSIPCERLEISPHYLLANPAGPSAVMLFHWQHKTPFQGELSVHCSQFKVLQFLDSLFGFLPASCSILRLRQGGGDGTVPRLAHSLEKEVLSLKQGVSSLLHGEEEEMEEVKKSSGVKKMEPPDPGSAEGLQRCREEWQRDKERSRRLLSPLVGVERYRRLTQSLTQVQLEGDVAAILETQTLI, from the exons ATGCTGCTGGTCTTTGGAAGCCAGAGCCCTCCTGTGGATCCAGTGGATCTTTTCCTCATCACAGATCTCTGCGGGACAACCTATTCT CATGGACAGGAGAGCAGTGAAGGACAGCAGGCATCTGACACAGCTCAGGAGAACTACCTCCTAACTGTCCAAGCTctacagtccagactacag AGTGGCCTGACTTTGCTCCAGGATCTTCAGAGCGATgtgagggtgaaggagagggttCTACGCCAGTCAGTCCAAGCCCTCACAGACCTGGTCTCAGGAAGAGAACACATTCTCACCCAGACAGAGCAG GAAGGCCTTGTTTCTCTATGGGAAGATGAGCCAGAGGACGAGGCCATTCATGAGAAGAGGCAGGTTATGCCGGTGATGCCACCACCTCTAGTGGACAATCTTTGGCACCGTGTCATTGAAGACCGCTTGATTGTGGGCGTGATACTATCCACAGAGAGTGCCAT CTCAGCGGAGAGTGTTACTTTATccatcctgagagagagaggccagagccagACGCCTGCGGTCATCCAGACCCACAGCCAAGCGTCCTGGTTCCCCACACCCAGCCCCCCGTCTCCCTACTCTCACCCAGAGCCAGCGGCTAAGAGGAGCAGGCGGGCCATTGCCAGCGGAGCCCGTGCCACACACCGACTGGCAGTGACCGCTATGACTGACCTGACCCCTCTGCTGACCTCTGGCAGTGTCAAATGCCCCATTATGCTCCATTACGTCCACAGACAGGGATCTTCGGCCTCTGTAACCGCTCCAGGACCAACAGTGGTCCAGTGCGGTCAAATCCAAATTGATATTCAGGTCAAACACCACCGCCAGCTGATGACCAACAGTCAACTCACAACAG ATGAGGCTAGAGAAGACCTGCTTAGCCTATTGGCTGTGCTGGATGCCTGGACCTTCCTGATCCACTCTCCTGACCACACCCTGTGTGATGTGGCTGGCTGGATCCAGACAAGCATTCCCTGTGAGAGGCTAGAGATCAGCCCACACTACCTACTGGCCAATCCTGCTGGGCCATCTGCTGTCATGCTGTTTCACTGGCAGCACAAAACACCTTTCCAGGGAGAATTATCCGTCCACTGCAG CCAGTTCAAGGTGCTGCAGTTCCTCGACTCCCTGTTCGGTTTCCTGCCAGCATCCTGCTCCATCCTGCGCCTCAGGCAGGGGGGAGGAGACGGGACGGTACCACGACTGGCCCATTCCCTGGAGAAAGAGGTACTGTCACTCAAACAGGGCGTGTCGTCTTTGCTCCATGGcgaggaagaggagatggaggaggtgaagAAGAGCAGTGGAGTGAAGAAGATGGAGCCCCCTGATCCAGGCTCTGCTGAGGGACTCCAGAGGTGCAGGGAGGAGTGGCAGCGGGacaaggagaggagcaggaggctGTTGAGCCCCCTGGTGGGCGTGGAGCGCTATCGCAGGTTGACCCAGAGCCTAACCCAGGTACAGCTGGAAGGAGATGTAGCTGCCATCCTAGAGACACAGACactaatttag